The following coding sequences lie in one Cannabis sativa cultivar Pink pepper isolate KNU-18-1 chromosome 5, ASM2916894v1, whole genome shotgun sequence genomic window:
- the LOC133038295 gene encoding uncharacterized protein LOC133038295: MPTNRSWMKAHRRSAEFRSGVEEFVAVATNHVNSDGLARCPCMRCLNVNFHTPATIRVHLFLSGIQPSYNPWYFHGETFSQPAVELPENDEEEMADVLADMLRGDPGFDESANTTDSFNEPPINDNNNFDDLFQEMEAELYPGCKKSALNALVKLMHCKVLNRWSNHSFNMLLSILIDLFLEGTKLPKSHYESKMRLRNLGLGYDSIDVCKYNCAIFWKENEKKEFCPVCGESRWVKRKGKGKKVPHKVMRYFPLTPRLKRLYCSRHTAEDMRWHYSQRPKEDGVLRHPADAEEWKQFDRLHPSFAVEPRNVRLGLATNGFNPFGNMSNSYSLWPVICVPYNLPPWKCMSSELLLLTLLIPGPSSPGKDIDVFMIPLIDELKQLWETGVETRDAYNGTVFSMRAAVLWTINDFPAYALMSGWST; encoded by the coding sequence ATGCCTACCAACCGAAGTTGGATGAAGGCGCACCGGCGCTCTGCAGAGTTTCGAAGTGGCGTTGAGGAGTTCGTTGCGGTAGCAACGAACCATGTGAATTCTGACGGATTAGCTCGATGCCCATGCATGCGGTGTTTGAATGTGAATTTCCACACACCTGCAACTATAAGGGTTCATTTATTTCTCAGCGGGATCCAACCTTCGTACAACCCCTGGTATTTCCACGGGGAGACTTTCTCTCAGCCCGCAGTTGAACTTCCTGAAAATGACGAAGAGGAAATGGCAGATGTGTTGGCGGACATGTTAAGAGGGGACCCTGGGTTTGACGAATCTGCTAACACTACTGATTCTTTCAATGAACCCCCTATCAACGACAACAACAACTTCGATGACTTGTTTCAAGAGATGGAGGCTGAGTTATATCCAGGTTGCAAAAAATCAGCCCTCAATGCACTGGTAAAGCTTATGCACTGCAAGGTTTTGAATAGGTGGAGTAACCACTCTTTCAATATGTTGTTGTCCATCTTGATTGATCTATTTCTAgaggggacaaaattaccgaAGTCGCATTATGAGTCGAAGATGCGATTGCgcaatctaggtttgggttacgACTCAATAGATGTGTGCAAGTATAATTGTGCTATTTTCTGGAAGGAGAATGAGAAGAAGGAGTTTTGCCCTGTATGTGGCGAATCACGATGGGTGAAAAGAAAGGGTAAGGGGAAAAAAGTTCCTCACAAAGTTATGCGTTACTTCCCACTCACACCTAGGCTGAAACGATTATATTGCTCAAGACACACTGCGGAGGATATGCGGTGGCATTACTCGCAGAGACCAAAAGAAGACGGTGTGCTTAGGCATCCTGCGGATGCTGAAGAATGGAAGCAGTTTGACCGCCTTCATCCGTCTTTTGCTGTTGAACCTAGAAATGTAAGACTGGGATTGGCGACTAacggttttaatccatttggcaacatgagcaACTCTTACAGCCTGTGGCCAGTTATTTGTGTCCCATATAATTTGCCACCGTGGAAGTGTATGAGTTCTGAATTGTTGTTGTTGACCTTATTAATTCCAGGTCCATCATCTCCTGGGAAAGACATAGATGTATTCATGATACCGTTAATTGATGAACTGAAACAGTTGTGGGAGACGGGTGTTGAAACCCGAGATGCCTACAACGGAACTGTGTTTTCAATGCGTGCGGCAGTGTTGTGGACAATAAATGACTTTCCTGCTTATGCTCTAATGTCTGGTTGGAGCACATAA